The Desulfuromonas versatilis genome has a segment encoding these proteins:
- the lpxD gene encoding UDP-3-O-(3-hydroxymyristoyl)glucosamine N-acyltransferase, translated as MATATLGELATLVGGRVIGDPDLQVRRLASLDEAAEGDITFVSHKRYLAKLSQVRASAVILSHPVEGLAIAQVICANPYLAFAKVLTHLQVRRPEPQGIMAGARVAASAVIGEGVTVHPGCVVGERVSIGRGTILYPGVVLYEGVTVGEDCTLHANVVVREDCRIGNRVIIQPSAIIGSDGFGYAPDGSSYFKIPQVGIVVLEDDVEIGSATCVDRAALGVTRIKRGAKIDNLVQIGHNCVIGEDTVMVSQVGISGSTTVGRHCTFGGQSATAGHLKVGDNVTIGGRGGVTRDVEPNQVLSGLPVMPHKEWLKAQMCVPKLPEMRKEITSLRQKLEDLEKSLKER; from the coding sequence GTGGCGACGGCAACGCTTGGAGAACTGGCTACCCTGGTCGGCGGCCGGGTAATTGGCGATCCGGATCTGCAGGTCCGGCGGCTTGCTTCGCTGGATGAGGCCGCAGAGGGGGATATCACCTTTGTCTCCCACAAGCGCTACCTGGCCAAACTGTCCCAGGTCCGCGCCTCGGCGGTCATCCTCAGCCACCCCGTCGAGGGGCTGGCCATAGCCCAGGTCATTTGCGCCAATCCCTACCTGGCCTTCGCCAAGGTGCTGACCCACCTGCAGGTTCGGCGGCCCGAACCGCAGGGGATCATGGCCGGTGCGAGGGTTGCCGCGAGTGCCGTGATCGGCGAAGGGGTCACCGTCCACCCCGGCTGCGTGGTCGGCGAGAGGGTCAGCATCGGTCGTGGCACCATCCTCTATCCGGGGGTGGTGCTGTACGAAGGCGTGACCGTCGGCGAGGACTGCACCCTGCACGCCAATGTCGTGGTGCGCGAAGATTGTCGGATCGGCAACAGGGTGATCATTCAGCCATCGGCGATCATCGGCTCCGACGGGTTCGGCTACGCCCCGGATGGCAGCAGCTATTTCAAAATTCCCCAGGTCGGGATCGTCGTCCTGGAAGACGATGTCGAAATCGGCAGCGCCACCTGTGTCGACCGCGCCGCCCTCGGGGTCACCCGGATCAAGCGCGGCGCCAAGATCGACAACCTGGTGCAGATCGGGCACAACTGCGTGATCGGGGAGGACACCGTCATGGTCTCCCAGGTCGGCATCTCCGGCAGCACGACGGTTGGCCGCCACTGCACCTTCGGCGGCCAGTCCGCCACCGCCGGCCATCTCAAGGTGGGTGACAACGTCACCATCGGCGGCCGCGGCGGTGTGACCCGGGACGTGGAGCCCAACCAGGTGCTCTCCGGCCTGCCGGTCATGCCGCACAAGGAATGGCTCAAGGCCCAGATGTGCGTTCCCAAGCTGCCGGAAATGCGCAAGGAGATCACCAGCCTCAGGCAGAAGCTCGAGGATCTGGAAAAGTCGTTAA